Part of the Halorhabdus utahensis DSM 12940 genome, TGAGACCTATTCTTTCGGCCCGCCCCAATATCCCGACGAAGTGCTGTACTCCCTGCAACGCAGATTTGGCGAATATCAAACTCCGAAGCCGTTCGTAGCCGAAGTGCGCGACGTTTCACTAATCGGTCTCTATCCAATTCCGTTCAAGAGGGGAAATGCCCTTGTAGAACCTGTCGTCAGCGAACGGAACTTAATCCTCAATCTCTTCTATTCGGTTGTTGACTCACGCCTGCAACACCGCAGCCTGACGTCGAAGGATTTCGATTGCGCCTGCCTCCTATTCAACTCCCAGAGCCGGGGGGTGTTTCATTGGATGGTAGAGGACGCCTTGAGAGCCGAAGGCGTCCTGAGATACGAAGAGAAAACGGGTCGCCGTCCGACTCTTATTATACCCCCAAACCCGAAATCGTGGCAGACCGAGACACTGGAACTGCTTGGATTCGAGTCGGAAGACTGGGTCGAATGGGACGCTTTTAGAGGGAAGGTGGACCGATTGGTCGTCCCCTCCGTCCGGCGGATATACGATGATGGAGTGGTCTCCCCGGCACAAACGGAGTGGTTCAGTGAGCGGATGGTGGGCGGTGCAGAAGGCCAAGTGGAGGCTTCCAAAACCTCCTCACGGGTGTATATCTCCCGTGACGATGCCGGGAGACGTCGGTTGACGAACGAAGACGATCTTATGGATCAACTCGGTGATCTCGGGTTCGAACGCCACTATCTTGAGCGCATGTCCACCGCCCAGATCGTGAGCCTGTTCAATAACGCCAACATAATAGTCGCTCCTCACGGAGCAGGCTTGACCAACATCATGTTCGCAACGGATGCCAGCGTCATCGAACTGCGCCCCAACGACTCCTATTCCTGGGTATATTACGTATTGAGCGAGCAAAATGGACTCGACTACTGCTACGTGATGGGTGACGACGATAAGGAAGGAACGGACTTCCGGGTAGAGCCTGCGAAGGTCATTGATGCTCTGTAATGGAGGGCGAATGAGTTCTTGTTTTCCCCACTATGGACTGAAAAATAAATCCACTAAAGGATGCGAAAGTCCCGACTCTGGAGTAAGGTATAGTCCAGCGCTGTGATCAGCGGTAGGTCCCTTCCTCGCGAGTCTCCCGGACGGTTTGGATGTGGAGGTCCGCGTCCATTGAATAGTACCTGATGTCCCGCAAGTCAGGTTGGGGTACGAACGTATCCGTGGCCGTCCCTTGACTAGTCCCGTCGACGATCAATTCAACGCCTATGTTCCCGTTGCCGTCAATGTCTTTCGACCTCACGAACTTGATGGTATGAGACGCGGTATCAACGCTCCACGAGCCGGAGACGACCGTGCTGACACTCCCGGAATCAGCTTTCTCTAGGTTTACAGTCCCATCCGCAAACACCTTGATGCGCCAGAGGTTATCATTGTCGTCCACAATTGGCCGGACGGCGAAATAACTCGACGACGGCGTTACCTGGAACTGGTAGTCCCATCGCCAGGTGCCAGTCATCATCCGCGATATTCGGAAGGTAGTGATACTGCCGTCGGCTTGACGGACGCCCGGTGAGACGATATGCTTGCTACCGCTGGGGAACACCAACGCGCCGGATGTTGCCGACGGCGAGCCGACAATCGTCTTCCACTCGGGGTAAAAGCCGGCTCGTGACTCGTGCAGGGCGCGGTCGGTGAGTTGGCCATCTGCGAAGTCATCCGAGAGAGCGACCTTATTGTGCGCGTAGGTCCCGTCACGGTGGCGCAACGCGCCGCCGTTACCCGGGCTGATGTATCCAAGTTCTCCGTAGACCCCGTTATTGGTGTCGACCAATGTCGCCCCTCGGTTTACCTCGGCGACGTACTTCGAGAGGACGCCCGTGCAGCTATTGAGTTCGAGCTGGCACCCTTTCGAGATTAGCGCACCGGTACCGTAGTTGTTCGCCCCGAAGTCACAGTTGTTCAGTTCGACCCGGCAATCGGCGTGGGCGTTGAACGCGATGTCGCCGGTACCGTCTGGCATCGATAGCGGCGACCCAGAGGCGTCGAACACGCAGTTCTTGTAGGTTACATTCCCGACTTTCTGGAGGACGGTGCCGCCGATGGTGATGTCGCTGACGGTGGCTTGATCTGGTTCGCCGTCGATGACCGAAACCTGTAGCGTCTTGCTGATGGTGATGTCTGAGGGCCCCAATCCACTATCCGGACGGATTTTAAACGACTTGTCGTTATTGGGTTTGGCCGTCGATATTATTGGTGGGAATTTTCCCGTGCCATAAGTCCCACTACGAAGGGTGATAACAACGTCATGATTTTGGAAATAAGGGACCCGATTGGCGGCCTCTTGCAGCGTTTGCAGCGGGTTAGTTGAAGACCCGTCGTTGCTGTCGTCGCCGTTGACTGGGTCGACGAATAGCTCGATGTCCTCCGTTGTCACCAACGAACGCTTGCCTTCGTCCCATTGATTCTCTTGAATTGGTGTGTTGATTATGCGCTCTGCTCCCAGCTCTTGAAATTTGACTGGGACCTTTTCAC contains:
- a CDS encoding glycosyltransferase family 61 protein, coding for MQRPELKQYARERGQLFHFGSSETYSFGPPQYPDEVLYSLQRRFGEYQTPKPFVAEVRDVSLIGLYPIPFKRGNALVEPVVSERNLILNLFYSVVDSRLQHRSLTSKDFDCACLLFNSQSRGVFHWMVEDALRAEGVLRYEEKTGRRPTLIIPPNPKSWQTETLELLGFESEDWVEWDAFRGKVDRLVVPSVRRIYDDGVVSPAQTEWFSERMVGGAEGQVEASKTSSRVYISRDDAGRRRLTNEDDLMDQLGDLGFERHYLERMSTAQIVSLFNNANIIVAPHGAGLTNIMFATDASVIELRPNDSYSWVYYVLSEQNGLDYCYVMGDDDKEGTDFRVEPAKVIDAL